The region TCCAGAGAAAACACTGTAGATATTCGGGTATTTCTCTTTTACCAGTTCCTTAACTTTGTGGCTGAAGAAGAGTTCCAACATCCGACTTAATCCGGCCATTTGGGGGAGAGAGTAGTTTTCTCCAAAACCTGTAGAGAATATAAGACCGAGGCGGTCTACATCGGCTTTTATGACTGCCAAGAAGGGTTTGCCTACCGCTTTGTTGTCTTCCAGCTCGAGAGCGCTGTGGGCTATCTGGCACAGGGATTTAATCTCATTTTTGCTCTTGCTGCAGGCTTCATCTTCACAGCTTTCTGTTATAAGTTCTTCCAGTTTCTCTTCGATTTCCTCTCTCTCTGCACATGTAGGAATGTGGTTCTCGGCCGGTTTCAGGGGAAGATATACTTCGGGAGTAAAGAAGAAGAGTAGGTCTGCTCTGTCGGGCTTCCCCGTTATTTCCCAGCCGCCCTTTTTCTCTTTTATGAAGTAGAGCTCTGGTAACGGTTGGAATTTCGACCCTGAGAGTTTGACGAGTATTCCTGCAGCTTTTGGAAGTTCTTTCCCCTTTTCTATTAGAGTTTTACATAGCTTACAAACTGTTGTTTCGCCATCGTCAAGCGTTTCGGAGCCTCTGCGCTTTCCGCACACTTTGCATACTGTTGAGTCGTTTAGTCCTTGAAGGAGCTGTTCTTCGTATACTCTGTTGAGCTTCTCGTTCAAAGAGTCAAAGTCATCTAAGTCAAAGAGCTTAAACCTCTCTCTGTTCTCCTCTTTAGATAGCCTTCGTACGGTCTGCTTAAAGTGCTCTTCGCTAAGCTCATTGAGCGTAATATCGATTGCCGCAATTTTTATCTTTATTTCACCGTAAAAGGTCTCGATTAGCTTGCTCTTTATTTCGTTTCGGATGTTCAGTAGTTTATCCTTGGCCTCCTCAACTTTTCCTTTAACCGGTAGGAGCAGTAAGGCCTTTCCTCCGCCGTTTAGCAGAATACAGGAACGGTTTACACCGAAAGCTTCGAGTATCTCTTTCACAACTGCTTCAAGGGCAAGAGATATGAAGAATGAACGGGCGCGCAGGATTTTTGCTGCCCCTTTCTTAGTTTCTCTGTACTGTTGGAAAATGAAGCTCTGTATACCGGAGAAGTCTACGCTTGTAAGGAGAAGCCTATTTCCGTTGGAGGCCTCGGCTGCGGTTACTGCCGCTGCCAATGTTATGGCTTTGTCTGCAATTGATATCTTTGGGTTACCGTCTGATAAACACCAGAACCACTCAACTATTAGCCTTTTTAGTGTTTCGAAAGCTATATTGAAGAGAAGCTCTTCATTATCCTTGGGAAGTTGCCCTTTAAGCTCTTGCAGGTCTGATGAGGCTTTTTTTAAGTCTTCAGCTGCTCCTCTGAGCAGTCTGTTTAGGTATTCGTCTACTTCAGCATTCTCTACTTTGTTTCCTGAATGGGTGATTTCGTCTAATAGTTTTAGCTCACCTTTTTTATTTGTAAAAAGTTTTTCAAGTTTGTAGAGTTTTATCCCATTTTGGGACTCTTCTTTCGAACTACTATCTTCCAAACGGATTTGAGAAAATACTGTTTGAGCCGGCTTAACTTCATTTGGCTTCGACTCAAGTTTTAAGGCTTTTATAACCTCTTCTACCCGATTTTTAAATTTCTTTAACTCATTGTGGTTACGGTTTAATCCGCACTTTTTGAGAAATTCCTCTAGATTTTCCCGAAACTCTTGAGCTTCTGCTGTTTCAGCCTCGAGTAACTTCCCCAGAGCTTCAAGCGGAGCTTTCAACAGTGCGTATATCGAAAGGAGCTGTTGTTCTTTTTTACCCCCGTCCATACGTTTTGTTCCTCCTGGATTCCTGATTCAATTATACAACTTTTTCCTATCGGTTGTTTAGATTTTTTTATACTTGAGAAGGGGCTACAGCAGCCCCTTCTCCTTAAGAATCTTCTTAACTTCAGGGTTCTGGTCTGCATACCGTTTAAGGAGCTCTATAAACTCCTTTTCGTTGAGCATCTTTATTCCCAGTTTTTGGGCCTTTTGAAACTTAGAACCCGGGTTCTCTCCTACAACCACGAAGCTGGTTTTTTTCGTTACGGAGTTTGTGGGGTTTGCGCCGAGAAGCTCTACTACGTGTTGGGCCTCTTTTCTCGTAAAGTGCTCCAGTTCTCCGGTGAACACTATCCTTTGGCCTTCTAAAGGTTTAGGTAGCTTCTCCTCTTGCTCCTCCTCTTGGGTTCTCTCAAACTTGAATCCCGCTTCTTGCAGTTTTTTTATCATCTCTACGTTCTGCTCGGCCTTGAAGAAGTTCTGAATGCTCGTAGCCGTTATCGGGCCTATCCCTGGAATGGAGGCGAGCTCTGTAAAGTCGGCGTTCATGAGCTCTTCAATGTTTTTAAACCTCTTTGCGAGCAGTTGAGCCGTTTTCTCCCCTACGTGCCTTATCCCCAGTGCCGTCAGCTTCTTCCAGAAGGGAGCGCTCTTAGACTTTTCTATCTGATTCAGCAGGTTTTCGCTTTTTTTCAGCCCCCAACC is a window of Thermovibrio ammonificans HB-1 DNA encoding:
- the cas10 gene encoding type III-A CRISPR-associated protein Cas10/Csm1 codes for the protein MDGGKKEQQLLSIYALLKAPLEALGKLLEAETAEAQEFRENLEEFLKKCGLNRNHNELKKFKNRVEEVIKALKLESKPNEVKPAQTVFSQIRLEDSSSKEESQNGIKLYKLEKLFTNKKGELKLLDEITHSGNKVENAEVDEYLNRLLRGAAEDLKKASSDLQELKGQLPKDNEELLFNIAFETLKRLIVEWFWCLSDGNPKISIADKAITLAAAVTAAEASNGNRLLLTSVDFSGIQSFIFQQYRETKKGAAKILRARSFFISLALEAVVKEILEAFGVNRSCILLNGGGKALLLLPVKGKVEEAKDKLLNIRNEIKSKLIETFYGEIKIKIAAIDITLNELSEEHFKQTVRRLSKEENRERFKLFDLDDFDSLNEKLNRVYEEQLLQGLNDSTVCKVCGKRRGSETLDDGETTVCKLCKTLIEKGKELPKAAGILVKLSGSKFQPLPELYFIKEKKGGWEITGKPDRADLLFFFTPEVYLPLKPAENHIPTCAEREEIEEKLEELITESCEDEACSKSKNEIKSLCQIAHSALELEDNKAVGKPFLAVIKADVDRLGLIFSTGFGENYSLPQMAGLSRMLELFFSHKVKELVKEKYPNIYSVFSGGDDLFLLAPWRQGIEFTKTFLEAFQKFTQNPQLTVSVGIAVQNYNLPIYTLAEQGESALEKAKEERNSVTLFNVRLPLKGNGEKNLFEEILNIAEEILGWIKEGKLSIATIYKLLAISELANSIHKNFESKREKELLKSLMWRPYLRYTITRNIEDKEVAEEIFNKFESWIKEYSETTETENKENMLYPAFAIAIYRRRRYEPRK